The sequence below is a genomic window from Glycine max cultivar Williams 82 chromosome 20, Glycine_max_v4.0, whole genome shotgun sequence.
aaagaagaaatgagtttcttaagtcatgATGAGTTAATTCAAAAGGGTTTAACAGTAATAccatactctagagttaacccaAAGCtgtaaaaatggaagaaattattacactactcttctaatggttcttgaaagtaaaGTGTTACTTCATACTATCCGGACGTTAAAGAGTGCTACTAGACGCCTACcttgattagtatattaatttgattaatatactACCAGCTTAGTATTGAACCTACGAGGTCACATATAAACGAATGTTCTAATCTCtgttaatgaaattattttaatatttgatgattaattaaattagagaatttaatatgataaaatgattaattgatttcaaaaaggtagaatattattatattttttgctagcactcaaaatataaataatatgaaagatttggtgaaagaaaaaaaacaaacatgtatgattttgtatttggaatttGAGTTGAAAAGGCAACTAGATACAAGTTTGACTtgttcaattattatttcaattttaattgctaGATGGCTAGCAATAAAAggtaacaagaaataatataacttaaaaaatgatactattaataatgattttgatttgattagaAATTTGGTATTAGCGTGCTATAAATAGAGCCTTGGGTTGCACCTtaaacaaccaaaaaaaaaaaatcacttctcTACTCTTATTTTTTCACTTGTCAAAGTTGTTGACGAATAAAGGTTGGTGTGGATACACGTACactattgaataatttttatcctTCAAAAGTTTATCAATGAGTACACTTTTTAATATGTcatttgtttataatataatttaaatacaaaatagattCTTTTATTCAACAATGTGTGTTTTTGAACATCTTTTTTTCTACATTGTGAGTATCACTCATATGATCATTTGTTATTGTTGAAAAACTCCGACATTTATTTACTTGAATAGTTTTTCATGATGCACATTGGTCTTCACCTTTGACTTCTAAACttatgtgaaattttttattaaaagtgatTGGCTGACTTGAACAAACCTCCAGAAATGATCTCTGGCAACATGACAGGAGGTTTATCATCTCTGTTCCTAcaaaatgttgatttttttcttgGCATATGGTATGCTACTTATTGCGTCTCTTGTTCGTTGTTAATGCTGCAGCAATGTGTGTCTATTCAGCATTGTTCATGAGATTCGCATGGATGGTACAGCCACGCAACTATCTAGTTTTTGCTTGTCATGCCTTAAACGAGACTGTTCAACTCTATCACTTCTCCCGATAGGCAAAGGCACAGGGGTAAGCAGCTTGCAAGCAAGCAAAACTTAACTGCTATGATTTTAACTAGTTCTATTTGATGTTACTCTCTGTGATGTCAATGTTTCATATGTTATAAAGGCTATTTTAACTTGTAtgatatgatatttttgttttgaattgttCTTTTGTCTATGGATTGTTAGTTTTACCAGCTTCCACCTTTATTTAATTGACTATCACCTGGGGCTCTCTTTGGATATGGTAtttgaaaaggttttgaattacTCTTATGTCTATGAATTGTTAGTTTTACCTAGCTAGGCCTTTGTATAATCGCAGTATAAAAATGGCCATGCTCTTACATACACTtgatttattatgatttatcgCTATCATTGAGGCATTGACTCGTTGTTAATAATACTCTATTTGACACACACTACTATTAATATGGGTCTTACTAAATAAAAAGAGAGTCCtagctaaaataaattaaatactaatcgaaaatattaataaaatagaaatagaatagTCTTTTCATATAGATACCTCCAAGTACTTTAGTGCAttcacataaaatttatatgacGATAGAGATTATCTTAGAAAGAGTGTTTTATTAACATTTCTCTCTCCATGTAATTGTTTAGCTAAATTCAGCTCCCCACAGGGGCTGCTCCTTTCCACCATGTCTTAATTGGAATTTGTCTTTTATGCATTGTAAGACAGTTGTTTTAACTCAATGGAGCTGTGAATGTCAGTTTTCTGACAAAGTTTGCATCTCTTGCAATTTCTTTTCAAGGCTTCTGTCGGAAAAGAAGGAGGAAGCTTCATCCCAGTGATTTGGTGATGCTAAAAGACTTTCTTGAGTGGAGCGATTTTAAAGATTTTGCATTTGAACTTGGCGATGTATGAATAATTGATTACTGATTGTAAGAAGGGGCTTGTGGAAACTGTAAAAGATTGTGGCTGTGCAAGAGTATTCGGATTAGAAAGGATTGCTCAGAAGTCTAAACTATTTGTTGAAGGCACATGGGTGGGTTTAATATGTCTAACATCTGACTGGCCCAAAAGTCTTTAAACTTATACCATAGGCAAAGGATTTGTCTATTATATCTCATACTGAAATTCCGCTCAATTACTCTACACAGTTGGGCGTTAAGAATTGTACTGTGACTATTTATTCATTGAAACTTGGATGTCATGTTAATCATTTTTAGGTTAATTACTTCTTTCATCTTTATAGTTGtacgatttattttttttagttcaagaatttttttagtctatatagtttatattttaattctcttttagtctctatagtttaaaagtgattattttagtttttattgtttgtattttaattttttttagttcttgtaatttgaaagtgatttttttagtttttataatttatattttaattactttttagtccttactataaaattatatgtaaaaataattagttataaattagttaaaaattattaaatatttttttattacaaattatcttgcgataaattagttataaattattttttaatatttttgtagttaattataattgataataatactcatattttgatggtaagtactaaaaaaaattaaaatataaattagaaagactaaaaatactgttttcaaattataggtattaaaagaaaattaaaatgtaaattataagaactaaaaaaatcactttcaaattacaaagactaaaagaattaaaatataaattatatgaattaaaaaaaaacactttaaaattataagaaataaaaattataaataatgaaaCTATAATTAGACTTAATTTTTAATGCCTATTCTTTCTGAAATGTAATctgattaaaaatttgaaagtggTTTTAAGCAAAAGCGGCCTTATATAAGatcacaaaatatcattataaattttgtggtcttatataatatttaataatcttatttaaatGCCTATTTTGTGTGTCTGAACaatgaaattgattaaaaataataacattttgtggtcttatataatatttaataatctttttccttatttaaggaatttcaataaattttaactaattagaaataatgtattttaagtttgaaaaaatgtgttattatCACTCTCCTCTTATTTGTTCTATAGTACTATCACCATTGAATTTCAACTAACCACTAAAATTTTAGTACTGTTTGAGTGAAAAATGTAagtggtaaatttttttttttatcaatttgtgatAATAAACTTTCTcgacaaaaaaattcaatcccTCTCGACAAtcgttcataaaaaaaaaaggtgttaaacgcatttttagaaaaatgtatTCTTTTGTATTTTCTAGTAAAGATTACATGGAAATctaaatgtattatttattcatttatatataagtaaaaataattaattttatattgattatgaaaattaattgagattatttaatttttttaatctcaagtaaaaagtaagattatttttaaaatgtctttcattaaaatttactactatgaataaaaataaatcattgaaaatataattaaaattaaatgaataatattttaaaagtgatagtattaaatataataaaattagttagattttttttatatttaagtctaatcagatcacttttttgtttaatatatgaGTTCACAAGTACAATTTATAAgttgaggataaaaaaatacacactacACATCTCTTTATTAAGACGTTCATGGAAATGATTTTTCAACAATGACAACCAAATACACGCTAAACATAGTAAGAAAATAAgacattttgatttatttaatttaaaaaataaatatttttattgatattaaGCAACTAAAGTCCAGAGAAGGAATAATGGAtgaattttttacattatttcagTGATCAAACATGATAGTATGTAAGGGTGTTTAAATTCAAATcgatctaaaatataaaaaaaaatcgcttaaaatataaaaaattggatcaaaccaatatttttttttattctaatggTTTTTTCTCAAACCAATCGATTTGGTTCAATTTGTGGTTTGTGTTTTTTAAACCAAACCAAATCGCAAGAGTTATActaatacttatattattttagtattatgtattttatgtaTATAACACTTgagttttacaatatttttgtaGTATTATGTATATGAATTTATACAatgtatataacatttttttaaaatgtttttttaaaatatgtttggttcaaaattaatgaaaatttatcaaatttttattatagaaaatttaacatattaataagttAAGTAATTTGTTATTAACAATTTTCCTTatgcaatttaatttaatagttgaaaataaaatatacattttaatgaaataatattttaataaaaatcgaACTAAACCAAATTGTAAAATATTAGTTTGGTTAATGGAACCAaatcaaatcatatatattttttaagtttgatttgagtgactttttttatgaaaaaattaaaccaaacccAACCACTAATACTCTTAATCGCATGTGTTTGTGTGTCCAACAGCTATCATTATTAAAATTGTGTTTTGGATAAGATTGCTTGAACTCAAACTATTTTCCTACAATGAGAGTATACTCATGGCGTTTGTTTTAATAGTGGGGAGACCAATGAGAATAGATGCGAATACCCTACAAGTGCCTAGGGAATAATTTGCGAAAGTTTGTGTGGAGTTGATCCTAACAAGctagtgcatgtttggataccCATTGCAAAGGAATATTGGTAGCAAAATGAAGTTTGCAAAAACATCTTCATCCTTTTTTTTGTGTTCAGTTTGCAGTGGTCCACTGGGTTTGATCTTAGAATTTGCGCACAACAAGTTGAACTAGTAACCAAACATGCTTCGAATGGTTGGAAGGGTTAGGCTCCAAGCCCATTAGTATCAAGTCGAATACAAAAGTCTTGGCATATGTTCAACTTGTTCTTACTATGATTATTTGACTAGGCAATGCAAGGTTTAACCCCAATGaaatattgattttgtcatgaatGCACCACTAACACATGTAATAGTGGTGGCCTTCGATGTTGCTAAGGAGTTAATGTTGGAGATGCAACGATTGTCAACTAATGCAAAGGGCCTCGTAACAGGTTCAATGGTTGATAGCATCTCAAGAAAATCAATTACAAACCTAAAACTCATGGATAATCATCTCAAGAGATTTCATagtatttaaaaacatttaagtgCATTGTTTGTGATTTTGACTGTGCAATAATCCTTTAGCTTTTTTATATACACTCcacttttttagaaaatatactcccatttgtgttttttcttctaaaaattattatcatatataccctttattttttttaatattctataaaatattttcaggattttttttttgtgttgtgaaAAGTTCTTTTCAATGtgaagaaaaaacattaaaaaaaattcaagtaaaatattaagaccattaatatttaaatttgttatttttttaggttcttaaaattttaaaaattattctttttaatctcttgtatgataaaaaaattgatgtgtgAGAatcaaaaataggataaaaaattAACCATCCATCATCGTAcggaattaaaaaaacattttcaattttaaaacaacACGTATATGCaacaaagataataaataaatataaggataaattattcatttgatcTATGTAGTTTCACATTTCAtacctttttaattattataatttgaaagtaggttttttagtttatattttaattattttttagtccttatagtttaaaagtaatctttttagtctttataatttatattttaattttcttttagtttctatagtttgaaagtaattttttagtcCCTAGAATTTGTagtttaattaccttttagtccccactaaaaaaatatataaaaataattagttacaaattaaaattatcaactattttttttattacaaattatcttataataagttagttataaattacttgttgatatttttgtagttaattgtaattgataatattactcatattttgataataaggactaaaatagaattaaaatataaaatatacaaaccaaaaataccactttcaaactatatgaactaaaagagaattagaatacaaattataaatactaaaaaaaccacttttaaattacagaaattaaaaaataattaaaatataaattataaaaactaaaaaaaattaaaatataaattataaggactaaaaaaaaatactctaaaatcataactaaaaaaatacaaattgtgAAACTACATAAGAGTAATTAAACctgaatataataaatatttggtgGATGAATAATAATGTTTTGCCATGACCATTCACCAATTAAATACTACCCTCCaagtatttatttgtttgacatATTGCGAAATCAGGGTCTCGTTGTAAGAGAAGAGGATCGAAAGAGTCTGTGATGGGATCGAATGAAGAAATGGGTCTGGATCAGCTCCCTTCCGCTCTGGTTGCGACCATCATGTCCAAACTGGACATTGCATCCATCTGTTCATTGGCTTCCACCTCATCCACCTTCCGCTCCTGCGCCCGACACATCCTCTCCTTTCTCCCCACTTTCCACCTCCTCGTacctatctctctctctcctttcctTAACCAACCAACGCTCCCTTTTCGGAAATtcctaaatttaattatttatgttgcaGGACATTGCGCCTTCGGGGGAGTTGCTGAGACCCTTGCTACCGCCCAATCCCTACCTCACCAATCTCAAGCTCGATTGCGCTGGCCTCGACGATTCCGCAATTGGGTTCTTGCTCAAACCCTCCTTGCACGACCTTTCTCTCCACAATTGCGCCGATTTCAGTGGCAGACTCTTGTCCGAGATCGGCAACCGATGCAACCATCTCAGGTAGTACCCTTTAAGGGAAGAACAGAAAAAGTCCCTGCTACCAAAAATTAACatatgctgataaaaaaattaaactttcatCTCATCTTTTTACTGCTTTAACTCTGTTGTCCTTTACTTCAGGTCTCTCTATTTGGGCTCCGTGGCTGAGAAAAGAGGGAGGGCAATTCATATTTCTGATCTCCAGGAGTTACTCACCGGTTGCTCCCACTTGGAAGTAATCCATCTTAACTATAAACTCAACCTTATTAATTGGATTTGTGCCTTTTTCGTTCTTCAAATTTATTCCAATTTGGGCATTTCTATATGTTTGCATAGAATAAGGGGAAATGCAAAGCCTTGGGCAAAACTTAGATACAGTTTCTTAGATCTTGTTTTTACTGATCTCcattcaaaattgaaattcatcTTAGTAATCCGTGTGACCTTTTTCGGTGCACACTTTTATTGCATGGATTATCAATGTGAAACTTCAATTCTGATTGGAAAACGACACAAATAACACTATGAATTATGAAACcatatctaagttttgtccattATAGTATCTATTGAATGACTAATTCTATCACAACATTGCCTTAAAAGACTCTTTATGCTTCTTgaaacctctctctctctcttatttttccAATGGCATGTTCGTTGATTGTTAATGCAATTTTAAGACTAAATTTTACTCTGATTATTTTTGCAGGCACTGATTCTGATGTTTGACGTCTCTCTCTTTCTACGTCACAACTTTGCTCGAGTATGGGCTTCTGCCTCAGAGAAACTCACTTCTCTTGAGATTGGCTACATTTCTTCAGTGACAGTGACTGAACTGCTTAGCCCAAATTTGGGATCCCAGCTGCCCTCAAATCCTGCTCAACCATCCATACTTCCAAGCATTCAGAAACTGTGTCTTAATGTAGACTATATAACTGATGCTATGGTTGGTACAATATCCAAAGGTCTCATGCTTTTGACCCATTTGGATCTTCAAGATGCACCACTGATTGAACCAAGAATTACATTTGACCTAACCAATGCTGGTCTTCAACAAATTAATCAACTTGGGAGATTGAAACATCTTTCATTGGTTCGAAGCCAAGAGTTCCAAATTACCTACTTCCGAAGAGTGAATGATCTGGGATTACTTCTAATGGCTGACAAGTGTGCAAACATGGAGAGCATATGCCTTGGTGGCTTTTGTCGTGTCACAGACACTGGTTTCAAAACTATCCTGCATTCTTGCACTCGCTTATACAAGCTTAAGGTCACTCATGGGACTCATTTAACTGATCTAGTTTTTCATGATATTTCCGCAACATCCCTTACTTTAACACATGTTAGCTTAAGACGGTGCAATCTGTTAACTAACCATGCTGTTTTGAGTTTGGCATCAAACAAGGTACTTAAAATTCTTGACTTGAGAGATTGCAGGAGCCTTGGGGATGAAGCTCTCCAGGCCATTGGCACTCTTCCAAGACTGAAAATTTTACTATTAGATGGCTCTGATATAACAGATGCAGGACTTTTGTACTTAAGACCATCTGTTATTAGCTCACTGTATGCATTGTCGCTTCGAGGGTGCAAGAGACTTACAGATAAATGCATCACAGCTCTATTTAATGGCTGCTGTGTGCTGGAATTACGAGAACTGGATCTATCTAATCTTCCTAACCTCTCAGATAATGGAGTTCTGCTGCTGGCAAAAAGTCGGATTCCCTTTTTTGAACTCCGTATGCGACAGTGCCCTCTAATTGGTGATACTTCAGTTATGGCATTAGCTTCAATG
It includes:
- the LOC100789353 gene encoding F-box/LRR-repeat protein 10; amino-acid sequence: MGSNEEMGLDQLPSALVATIMSKLDIASICSLASTSSTFRSCARHILSFLPTFHLLDIAPSGELLRPLLPPNPYLTNLKLDCAGLDDSAIGFLLKPSLHDLSLHNCADFSGRLLSEIGNRCNHLRSLYLGSVAEKRGRAIHISDLQELLTGCSHLEALILMFDVSLFLRHNFARVWASASEKLTSLEIGYISSVTVTELLSPNLGSQLPSNPAQPSILPSIQKLCLNVDYITDAMVGTISKGLMLLTHLDLQDAPLIEPRITFDLTNAGLQQINQLGRLKHLSLVRSQEFQITYFRRVNDLGLLLMADKCANMESICLGGFCRVTDTGFKTILHSCTRLYKLKVTHGTHLTDLVFHDISATSLTLTHVSLRRCNLLTNHAVLSLASNKVLKILDLRDCRSLGDEALQAIGTLPRLKILLLDGSDITDAGLLYLRPSVISSLYALSLRGCKRLTDKCITALFNGCCVLELRELDLSNLPNLSDNGVLLLAKSRIPFFELRMRQCPLIGDTSVMALASMLVDEAKHGSSLRLLDLFNCGGITPLAFRWLKKPYFPRLKWLGVTGSVNRDMVDALARSRPFLHVACHGEELGADPYGTSDGLYTHDYDDVDEFEQWLLEADIDSDYEEMGDAENNDEMVM